Proteins found in one Candidatus Hydrogenedentota bacterium genomic segment:
- a CDS encoding glycosyltransferase has translation MRVDLHCHSKWSKRPSLWLMQKINCPESFSEPLAMYRILREKGMDAVTITDHNVIDGALEIAHLPNTFVGCEYTTYFPADNCKVHILVYRQSERQHRELTEARKNIFDLVSYLQQSGLPHVCAHPFFWINDRLTLEHVEQLVLLFKNWELNGDMNPAMNDAVSTLVRHLNRADIERLSNKHGFAPNFERPWEKNFTSGSDDHSCLGLATSYTEVARAADIDDFFAGIDEGQTAITCGVATPNAFARRIYSIAFQFYKSRFNLDPYVEKDVFLNFLDRTLTTPQDATPQAPPWYHVLRSRRRAARNLKDENSIFRIARHEAERLILSDPKLMTIVKGAHNTPETLDWQWYDFVTQVTGRVLHHVEKHFFERILKGQFFDIFHTAGAAGALYTLLAPYFVSYSLHRKEQTWSREVLEHFHGDKPWFRAEEAKPRVAHFTDTYFEVNGVARTLQQHRDMAQHLEMDYEIITCVAEKHAAQRGVRHFNAVGSFAFPEYPEIKLLTPPFLEMLHHCYEAGYTHIHSATPGPMGLAALGIARILHLPISGTYHTAFPQYGKNLTEDRYVEDMLWKAMIWYYDQMDAVFVPSEVFGKELMEHGIKSEKIKTYPRGCDIVQFHPDKRCNILHERFGVPDDGAVKILYVGRVSHEKNLALLVEAFWQLYTEGINARLIVVGDGPYRAEMTAALVDAPAHFTGYVEGEELARIYASADFMVFPSTTDTFGNVVLEAQASGIPIIVSDQGGPKENLIDGETGFVVQASLADGFAAAMRTLCADAALRQRMGAAARRYMSTRDFQSAFKTLVDLYTGETTEPTSRPEDLPFSGLLKIGGL, from the coding sequence ATGCGCGTGGATCTGCACTGTCACTCCAAATGGTCGAAGCGTCCGTCCCTGTGGCTGATGCAGAAGATCAACTGCCCCGAAAGCTTCTCCGAACCGCTGGCCATGTACCGGATCCTGCGGGAGAAGGGTATGGACGCCGTCACCATCACCGACCACAACGTGATCGACGGGGCATTGGAGATCGCACACCTCCCCAATACTTTTGTCGGCTGCGAGTACACCACCTACTTCCCCGCCGACAACTGCAAAGTGCACATTCTCGTCTACCGCCAGTCGGAGCGCCAGCACCGCGAACTCACCGAAGCCCGAAAGAACATCTTCGACCTGGTGAGTTATTTGCAGCAGAGCGGACTCCCCCATGTCTGCGCCCACCCCTTCTTCTGGATCAACGACCGTCTCACGCTGGAGCACGTGGAGCAGCTCGTGCTCCTCTTCAAAAACTGGGAACTCAACGGCGACATGAACCCCGCCATGAACGACGCGGTGAGCACCCTGGTGCGGCACCTGAACCGGGCCGACATCGAGCGGCTGAGCAACAAGCACGGCTTCGCGCCGAACTTTGAGCGCCCCTGGGAAAAGAACTTCACCAGCGGCAGCGACGACCACAGTTGCCTCGGTTTGGCGACCTCCTACACGGAGGTGGCCCGGGCCGCGGACATCGACGATTTCTTCGCCGGCATCGATGAAGGGCAGACGGCCATCACCTGCGGCGTCGCCACGCCCAACGCCTTCGCCCGCCGGATCTACAGCATCGCGTTCCAATTCTATAAGTCCCGCTTCAACCTCGATCCTTATGTCGAGAAGGATGTATTCCTGAATTTCCTGGATCGCACGCTGACCACACCGCAGGACGCCACCCCCCAGGCGCCGCCGTGGTATCACGTGCTCCGGTCGCGCCGCCGCGCCGCGCGCAATCTGAAGGACGAAAACTCCATCTTCCGAATCGCGCGCCACGAAGCCGAGCGGCTCATCCTGAGCGACCCCAAGCTCATGACCATCGTGAAGGGCGCCCACAACACGCCGGAAACCCTGGACTGGCAGTGGTACGACTTCGTGACCCAGGTGACCGGCCGCGTGCTGCACCATGTGGAGAAGCACTTCTTTGAGCGCATCCTCAAGGGCCAGTTCTTCGATATTTTCCACACCGCCGGTGCCGCTGGCGCGCTCTACACCCTCCTCGCGCCCTACTTCGTGTCCTACTCCCTCCATCGGAAAGAGCAGACGTGGAGCCGCGAGGTGCTGGAACATTTCCACGGCGACAAACCCTGGTTTAGAGCCGAGGAAGCCAAGCCCCGCGTCGCCCACTTCACCGACACCTATTTCGAGGTGAATGGTGTGGCCCGCACGCTCCAGCAGCACCGCGACATGGCCCAGCACCTCGAAATGGATTATGAGATCATCACCTGTGTCGCCGAGAAGCACGCGGCCCAGCGGGGCGTGCGCCACTTCAACGCCGTGGGCAGCTTCGCCTTTCCGGAGTACCCCGAGATCAAGCTGCTGACGCCGCCCTTCCTCGAAATGCTCCACCACTGCTACGAAGCGGGCTACACTCACATCCATTCGGCCACCCCCGGCCCCATGGGCCTCGCCGCCCTCGGCATCGCCCGGATCCTCCACCTCCCCATCAGCGGCACCTATCACACCGCCTTTCCGCAATACGGCAAGAACCTCACGGAAGACCGCTACGTGGAGGATATGCTCTGGAAGGCCATGATCTGGTATTACGATCAAATGGACGCCGTCTTCGTCCCGTCCGAAGTATTTGGAAAAGAACTCATGGAACACGGCATCAAAAGCGAAAAAATCAAGACCTACCCCCGGGGCTGCGACATCGTGCAGTTCCACCCGGACAAGCGCTGCAACATTCTCCACGAGCGCTTTGGCGTGCCCGACGACGGCGCGGTCAAGATCCTCTATGTGGGGCGCGTGTCCCATGAAAAAAATCTGGCCCTACTCGTGGAGGCCTTCTGGCAGCTCTACACCGAGGGCATCAACGCGCGCCTCATCGTCGTGGGCGATGGCCCCTATCGCGCGGAAATGACCGCCGCGCTGGTGGATGCCCCGGCCCACTTCACCGGCTATGTGGAGGGTGAGGAACTGGCGCGGATCTACGCCTCCGCCGATTTCATGGTCTTCCCCAGCACCACCGACACCTTCGGCAACGTCGTGCTCGAAGCCCAGGCCAGCGGCATCCCCATCATCGTCAGCGATCAGGGCGGACCAAAGGAGAACCTCATCGACGGCGAAACGGGCTTCGTCGTCCAGGCCAGCCTGGCCGACGGCTTCGCCGCAGCCATGCGCACCCTTTGCGCCGACGCGGCGCTCCGCCAGCGCATGGGCGCCGCCGCCCGCCGCTACATGAGCACCCGCGACTTCCAGAGCGCGTTCAAGACCCTGGTCGATCTCTACACGGGAGAGACCACCGAACCCACGAGCCGACCCGAAGACCTCCCCTTCTCCGGCCTCCTCAAAATAGGCGGCCTCTAA
- a CDS encoding NfeD family protein: MIIIRFSEPLLWVIFGKPEPVEPAPLLFNDDLNPITAQVLVGREGVVQAPLRPMGNVKLDGRTYVVKSEGEYIDPGTPVRVDRIEGPHIIVVPVTEEA; this comes from the coding sequence TTGATAATCATACGCTTCAGCGAACCGCTTCTCTGGGTCATCTTCGGAAAGCCCGAGCCCGTCGAGCCCGCCCCCCTCCTCTTCAACGACGACCTCAACCCCATCACCGCCCAGGTGCTCGTCGGCCGCGAGGGCGTGGTCCAGGCCCCCCTCCGCCCCATGGGCAATGTGAAGCTCGACGGGCGCACCTACGTGGTCAAGTCCGAAGGCGAATACATCGACCCCGGCACGCCCGTGCGCGTGGACCGCATCGAGGGACCGCACATCATCGTGGTGCCCGTGACGGAGGAGGCGTGA